One Acidobacteriota bacterium genomic region harbors:
- a CDS encoding amidohydrolase family protein, with protein MRRLLLLALPLTLSLSLLGWTHNHHEGPAMAEDAPPVDAEKAKDDWRVDAPPEGFGELEMVDLDVDEGTWMSLDVSPDGREIVFDLLGDLYLLPISGGEARNLTSGLAWDMQPRFSPDGETIAFTSDRGGGDNIWLIDRDGENARAVTDESFRLLNSPAWTPDGEFLVARKHFTSRRSLGAGEMWLYHRSGGDGLQVVEKPNEQKDLGEPALSPDGRYLYFSQDTTPGSRFEYSKDPNTQIYEIRRLDRRDGRIVDLVGGPGGAVRPTPSPDGESLAFVRRERTRSVLFLKDLESGEETPLYRDLDRDMQETWAIHGVYPTFAWLPDSSALVAWAGGKIQRIDAVTGEAVVIPFRVRDQRAVASALRLPVEVHPEEFPVRMLRWVRVSPQGDRVVFQALGYLWIRDLESGDVRRLTRQRDHGEFYPAFSRDGRSIVYTTWHDGDLGTVRVAPASGGEGRVVSQAPGHYVEPEFAPDGMSVVYRKVSGGWLRTPTWSADPGVYHQPLEGGGKPRLVTRDGFDPHFGGTSDRVFVTRFGDDRRLISLELDGDDEREHVHSKAATELRVSPDGRWLAFRERFKAFVTPLVAIGKSVEISPKGTSLPLAQVSQAAGEYLHWSGDSQRLYWALGATLSTLEVERAFAEDRGDEPLPVLEREIGFSVASDRPEGRLALVGGRVITMRGDEVLEDATVLVDGHRIVAVGARGEVDVPAGTHIVDVSGKTVIPGLVDVHWHGAMGQNGMLPQQNWGHYATLAYGVTTVHDPSNDTATVFAAAELARAGQITAPRIFSTGTILYGAKGDFKAEVDSLEDARFHVSRLQKVGAISVKSYNQPRRDQRQQVMTAARELGMMVVPEGGSLFQHNMTMVVDGHTGIEHSIPVAAIYEDVRQLWGATEVYYTPTLGVAYGGNWGEHYWYAKTKVWEDERLLTFVPRRLIDARSRRRMLAPDDEWGHIDNARVATELARRGVGVTIGAHGQREGLATHWEMWMLEQGGMTPHEALRAGTLVGARYLGFDADVGSIEVGKLADLVVLSGNPLDDLRQTTSVEHLVLNGRLYDGRSLDQVYPDRLPVEPFYWQREPGFFSRR; from the coding sequence ATGCGACGACTGCTGCTGCTCGCCCTGCCGCTGACCCTCTCCCTCTCCCTGCTCGGCTGGACCCACAATCATCACGAGGGTCCGGCGATGGCCGAGGATGCTCCGCCGGTCGATGCCGAGAAGGCGAAAGACGACTGGCGGGTCGATGCGCCACCGGAGGGCTTCGGCGAGCTCGAGATGGTCGACCTCGATGTCGACGAGGGCACCTGGATGAGCCTCGATGTCTCTCCCGATGGGCGAGAGATCGTGTTCGATCTCCTCGGCGACCTCTACCTGCTGCCGATCTCCGGCGGCGAGGCGCGCAATCTGACCTCGGGCCTCGCCTGGGACATGCAGCCGCGCTTCAGCCCTGATGGCGAGACCATCGCCTTCACCAGCGATCGTGGCGGCGGCGACAACATCTGGCTCATCGATCGCGACGGCGAGAATGCCCGGGCGGTGACGGACGAGAGCTTCCGTCTGCTCAACAGCCCGGCCTGGACGCCGGATGGCGAGTTCCTGGTGGCCCGCAAGCACTTCACCTCGCGGCGCTCCCTGGGGGCGGGCGAGATGTGGCTCTACCACCGCAGCGGCGGCGATGGCCTACAGGTGGTGGAGAAGCCCAACGAGCAGAAGGACCTCGGCGAGCCGGCGCTGTCGCCCGACGGCCGCTATCTCTACTTCAGCCAGGACACCACCCCCGGCAGCCGCTTCGAGTACAGCAAGGATCCCAACACGCAGATCTACGAGATTCGGCGCCTCGACCGCCGCGATGGACGCATCGTCGACCTGGTCGGCGGCCCCGGAGGCGCGGTGCGGCCGACGCCTTCGCCGGACGGCGAGAGCCTCGCCTTCGTGCGCCGCGAGCGCACTCGCAGTGTGCTCTTCCTGAAGGACCTCGAATCCGGTGAGGAAACCCCCCTCTACCGCGATCTCGACCGCGACATGCAGGAGACCTGGGCGATTCACGGCGTCTACCCGACTTTCGCCTGGCTGCCCGACTCCTCGGCCTTGGTGGCGTGGGCCGGCGGCAAGATCCAGCGCATCGACGCGGTCACCGGCGAGGCGGTGGTGATTCCCTTCCGGGTGCGCGATCAGCGCGCCGTGGCGTCGGCTCTGCGGCTGCCGGTGGAGGTGCACCCGGAGGAGTTTCCGGTGCGCATGCTGCGCTGGGTGCGGGTCTCGCCGCAGGGTGATCGGGTGGTGTTCCAAGCCCTCGGTTACCTGTGGATTCGCGATCTCGAGAGCGGTGACGTTCGGCGCCTGACCCGCCAGCGGGACCACGGTGAGTTCTACCCGGCGTTCTCGCGCGATGGTCGGTCGATCGTCTACACCACCTGGCACGATGGTGACCTCGGCACGGTGCGAGTGGCACCGGCGAGCGGCGGTGAGGGTCGGGTGGTGAGCCAGGCGCCGGGACACTATGTCGAGCCCGAGTTCGCCCCCGACGGCATGAGCGTGGTCTACCGCAAGGTGAGCGGCGGCTGGTTGCGAACCCCGACCTGGTCGGCCGATCCGGGCGTTTACCACCAGCCCCTCGAGGGCGGCGGGAAACCGCGACTGGTCACCCGCGATGGCTTCGATCCGCACTTCGGAGGAACCTCCGATCGCGTCTTCGTGACCCGCTTCGGCGACGATCGGCGGCTGATCTCCCTCGAGCTCGATGGCGACGACGAGCGGGAGCACGTCCACAGCAAGGCGGCGACCGAGCTGCGAGTGTCGCCGGACGGTCGCTGGCTGGCCTTCCGGGAACGTTTCAAAGCCTTCGTGACGCCGCTGGTGGCGATCGGCAAGAGCGTCGAGATCAGTCCGAAGGGCACCAGCCTGCCGCTCGCCCAGGTGTCGCAGGCGGCCGGCGAGTACCTGCACTGGTCCGGTGACTCGCAGCGGCTCTACTGGGCCCTTGGAGCGACCCTCTCGACCCTCGAGGTCGAGCGCGCCTTCGCCGAGGATCGCGGCGACGAGCCGCTGCCGGTGTTGGAACGCGAGATCGGCTTCTCGGTGGCGAGCGACCGTCCCGAGGGGCGGCTGGCGCTGGTCGGCGGCCGGGTGATCACGATGCGCGGCGACGAGGTGCTGGAGGATGCGACGGTGCTGGTCGACGGCCATCGCATCGTCGCTGTCGGAGCTCGCGGTGAAGTCGACGTGCCGGCCGGCACCCACATCGTGGATGTCTCCGGCAAGACGGTGATCCCGGGCCTGGTGGACGTCCACTGGCACGGCGCCATGGGGCAGAACGGCATGTTGCCGCAGCAGAACTGGGGCCACTACGCCACCCTCGCCTACGGCGTCACCACGGTGCACGATCCGTCGAACGACACGGCGACGGTGTTTGCGGCGGCGGAGCTGGCGCGGGCGGGGCAGATCACGGCGCCGCGGATTTTCTCGACGGGCACCATCCTGTATGGCGCCAAGGGTGACTTCAAGGCCGAGGTCGACAGCCTGGAGGACGCGCGCTTTCACGTCTCGCGGCTGCAGAAGGTGGGGGCGATCAGCGTCAAGAGCTACAACCAGCCGCGCCGCGACCAGCGCCAGCAGGTGATGACCGCCGCCCGCGAGCTCGGCATGATGGTGGTGCCCGAGGGCGGCTCCCTGTTTCAGCACAACATGACCATGGTGGTCGACGGTCACACCGGCATCGAGCACTCGATTCCGGTCGCGGCGATCTACGAGGACGTGCGCCAGCTATGGGGTGCGACGGAGGTCTACTACACCCCGACCCTGGGGGTGGCCTATGGCGGCAACTGGGGCGAGCACTACTGGTACGCCAAGACCAAGGTATGGGAGGACGAACGCCTGCTCACCTTCGTGCCGCGGCGCCTGATCGATGCCCGGTCGCGTCGCCGCATGCTGGCGCCGGATGACGAGTGGGGGCACATCGACAATGCCCGCGTCGCCACCGAGCTCGCCCGCCGGGGGGTCGGCGTCACCATCGGTGCCCACGGGCAGCGCGAAGGGCTGGCCACCCATTGGGAGATGTGGATGCTCGAGCAGGGTGGCATGACGCCGCACGAGGCGCTGCGCGCCGGCACTCTGGTGGGCGCCCGTTACCTCGGCTTCGACGCCGACGTCGGCTCCATCGAGGTCGGCAAGCTGGCCGACCTGGTGGTGCTGTCGGGCAATCCCCTCGACGATCTACGGCAGACCACCTCCGTCGAGCATCTGGTGCTCAACGGCCGCCTCTACGACGGCCGGAGCCTCGACCAGGTGTATCCGGATCGCCTGCCGGTCGAGCCCTTCTACTGGCAGCGCGAGCCGGGTTTCTTCTCGCGGCGCTGA